A genomic region of Lachnoclostridium edouardi contains the following coding sequences:
- a CDS encoding SGNH/GDSL hydrolase family protein, translated as MKHKIKKRITRLIPAALFLFALWISQRILLPKYQGTVIEGNFTEEYYREPVDHDLLIIGNCESYENISTMELWKKYGITSYIRGNANQLVSQSYYLFMEALERETPKAVLFNVQAMAVEGQDTEEYNRMVFDGMKWGRYKWNGIQASAMEDENIIDYLFPIFRYHSRWSSLTEEDFTYAFKEKPLTSFNGYYLRADIRPAGEFPAERRRGDYTFPETNYQYLDKIREACEERGISLILMKAPSLYPEWPEPYEEQILQYAAEYNLSYYNFLKLMDDAGLDMAVDTYDEGLHLNVYGAEKVADYLGADLVEKFGLKDRRNEAETALWFNRRLTAYEEEKERQAEEFKTLGYIRRFTEEEENITP; from the coding sequence ATGAAACACAAAATAAAAAAACGGATAACCAGGCTGATCCCGGCAGCTTTGTTTCTATTTGCTTTATGGATTTCCCAAAGGATTTTGCTTCCCAAATATCAGGGCACGGTAATTGAGGGAAATTTTACAGAGGAGTATTACAGAGAGCCGGTGGACCATGATCTGCTGATTATTGGAAATTGTGAATCGTATGAAAACATTTCTACTATGGAATTGTGGAAAAAATACGGCATCACCAGTTACATCAGAGGCAATGCCAATCAGCTGGTATCTCAGTCCTACTATCTTTTTATGGAAGCGCTGGAGAGAGAAACGCCAAAGGCGGTTTTGTTTAATGTGCAGGCCATGGCGGTAGAGGGACAAGATACAGAAGAATATAACAGAATGGTTTTTGACGGAATGAAATGGGGCAGATACAAATGGAATGGCATTCAGGCCTCGGCCATGGAAGATGAGAATATAATAGATTACCTTTTCCCTATTTTCCGGTATCATTCCCGCTGGAGCAGCCTGACAGAAGAAGATTTTACATATGCATTTAAGGAAAAGCCTTTAACATCCTTTAACGGATATTATCTGCGGGCTGATATTCGTCCTGCAGGAGAATTTCCGGCAGAGCGGAGAAGAGGAGATTACACCTTTCCGGAAACGAATTATCAATATTTGGATAAGATTCGGGAAGCGTGTGAGGAAAGAGGCATCAGCCTGATTCTTATGAAAGCCCCCAGCCTGTATCCGGAGTGGCCGGAGCCTTATGAAGAACAAATTCTTCAGTACGCTGCAGAATATAATCTGTCCTACTACAACTTTTTAAAGCTGATGGATGATGCGGGCCTGGATATGGCTGTAGATACATATGATGAGGGACTTCATTTAAATGTATACGGGGCAGAGAAAGTGGCGGATTATCTGGGAGCAGATCTAGTTGAAAAGTTTGGACTGAAGGACCGGAGAAATGAGGCGGAAACTGCCCTTTGGTTTAACCGGCGGCTGACAGCTTATGAGGAAGAAAAGGAACGTCAGGCAGAAGAATTTAAGACATTAGGGTATATTCGCAGATTTACAGAGGAAGAGGAGAATATAACTCCATAA